A window of the Planococcus citri chromosome 4, ihPlaCitr1.1, whole genome shotgun sequence genome harbors these coding sequences:
- the LOC135844443 gene encoding uncharacterized protein LOC135844443: MNTRLIVLVICEIAFVLADSHTEINQTILSSDAQPTTNSIVASILSNGINSTASQSSENTTSISSQQIANTSHVVGTTTSLLTTATVPTTSIPITKNSTPIITTNSTITSTIIITSTTYTNASNSSFSSTTSSTSTSSSSPCSPTSSNDNWHLTKILTKKGIDLSNHDDKSVQIATPDDGDFQSFIQDSSLWVDKSLLIRKLWEGLQDRNVIITAPPKWGKTISLSMFKFYCELSLDADGFETPKSQSASHLYFNEGKVVLKNGTIQELDRLPLISGFDEHLGDHPVIFMSGVNLTMENILESLRMMIHQTYKRHKCLLTRLYTELGNANDQGKPLVQEDIEEFRAFYDLEKTMVLNESHVVRGIHHLSEILHKVYKKKVAILFDDYEYFVYKTYFTDRPSNFTNSSSNFATIWDSFISHTFEENEHLEKAILTGAIRAYDPKTVLGSLNYYRAYVFDVEDLFPYYGIFENEFLEMARLRGIDKHTIKNATQWYGGYRTRSHLNVQMYSPHSTTRFISTLQIQNYWPNSLLSDFVQKLIQKPKLRQRTCNLANDYVKNETCPAGIFPKYFNGMTSQNYAELQKLAMGQIRYSSVHADIVASVLISSGFAAVHEHNHGPYYIIIRNVPNREVYSQVSRIVNVE, from the coding sequence ATGAACACGCGTCTGATAGTTTTGGTAATTTGTGAAATTGCCTTCGTCTTAGCTGATTCTCATACTGAAATTAATCAGACCATTTTGTCAAGTGATGCCCAACCAACAACCAATTCGATTGTCGCCTCTATTCTTAGCAATGGAATTAACTCAACTGCATCACAAAGCTCTGAAAATACAACCTCGATTTCTTCCCAACAAATAGCCAACACCTCTCATGTTGTTGGAACCACTACCAGCCTCCTTACTACTGCCACTGTCCCCACTACAAGTATTCCCATTACCAAAAACTCAACCCCTATCATTACCACTAATAGCACTATCACTAGCACAATAATTATTACTTCCACCACCTACACCAATGCATCAAATAGTTCGTTTTCTTCGACCACCTCCTCCACTTCCACTTCCTCCTCTTCTCCCTGTTCCCCCACCAGCTCAAACGACAACTGGCACCTGACAAAAATTCTAACCAAAAAAGGAATCGACCTCTCAAACCACGACGATAAATCCGTACAAATCGCCACACCCGACGATGGAGACTTCCAATCCTTCATCCAAGACTCATCCCTGTGGGTAGACAAATCACTACTTATCAGAAAATTATGGGAAGGACTACAGGATCGCAACGTGATTATCACAGCTCCACCAAAATGGGGTAAAACCATAAGCCTTTCCATGTTCAAATTCTATTGCGAGTTGTCATTAGATGCAGACGGATTCGAGACACCAAAAAGCCAATCAGCCAGTCACCTTTACTTTAACGAAGGCAAAGTAGTCTTGAAAAATGGAACCATCCAAGAACTGGACAGATTACCTTTGATATCAGGTTTCGATGAACATCTAGGAGATCACCCGGTCATATTCATGTCAGGAGTGAACCTTACGATGGAAAATATCCTCGAATCGTTGAGAATGATGATACATCAAACCTACAAACGTCACAAATGTCTACTCACGCGACTCTATACCGAACTTGGCAATGCTAATGATCAAGGAAAACCCCTCGTACAAGAAGACATCGAAGAATTTCGAGCATTTTACGATCTGGAGAAGACGATGGTGTTAAACGAATCTCATGTAGTTAGAGGTATACACCATTTGAGCGAAATATTACATAAagtgtataaaaaaaaagtggccataCTTTTCGACGACTACGAATATTTCGTCTACAAAACCTACTTTACGGATAGACCATCGAATTTCACTAATTCTAGTAGTAATTTCGCCACTATTTGGGATTCGTTTATATCGCATACGTTCGAAGAAAATGAACACTTGGAGAAAGCCATTTTAACTGGAGCCATAAGAGCCTACGATCCGAAAACAGTTTTGGGTTCTCTTAATTACTACAGAGCGTATGTATTCGACGTTGAGGATCTGTTCCCTTATTacggtatttttgaaaatgaattcctCGAAATGGCTCGTCTCAGAGGTATCGATAAACATACCATTAAAAATGCTACCCAATGGTATGGTGGGTATCGAACTCGTAGTCATCTGAATGTTCAAATGTACTCTCCCCACTCGACGACAAGATTCATTAGCACGttacaaattcaaaactacTGGCCTAATTCGTTGCTGTCCGATTTCGTCCAGAAACttattcaaaaaccaaaattacgTCAACGTACTTGTAATCTGGCTAATGATTACGTCAAGAATGAAACATGTCCGGCGGGTATCTTTCCTAAGTATTTTAATGGCATGACGTCGCAGAATTATGCCGAATTGCAGAAATTAGCGATGGGTCAAATTAGATATTCTTCAGTACACGCGGACATAGTTGCCTCGGTATTGATTTCCAGTGGTTTTGCAGCTGTGCATGAGCATAATCATGGAccttattatattattattagaAATGTACCTAATCGAGAGGTTTATAGCCAGGTTTCTAGAATTGTGAATGTGGAATGA
- the LOC135843874 gene encoding uncharacterized protein LOC135843874: protein MNLPSRSAVWMICKIAFFLADSINQTNGSPSLNKSKITPTSTTYSYKLAKDWPLTRILSKKGINLENHADTSVQIATPDDGDFQTFIQDSALWVDKSLLIKKMWKSLWNSEVVIATAPPKWGKTINLSMIKFYCELPLDSDGFETPKQQSASHLYFNEGKVVLKNGTIQELDGVPLVSGFQEHLADHPVIYMSGVNLTMENILESVRIMIHQTYKRHESLLRRLDKEHSKASTKKKDGVARDIEQFRTFYDPEKATALNESQVVEGIQHLSELLNKTYKRKVVILFDDHEYYVYRTYFVNKSSNFSSNCSDNFNTIWKKFLHHTIQSNAHLEKAVISGAIRAPSPGTLMGSRVLTYYKAYVFDNRDLYPYYGIFEKEFLEMARLRGIDNATIENATQWYGGYSSLSHVAVQMYSPYSTSRFISTLQIRDYQPTSWLSDFISRMLQKPKLKEKCFSSTMESFTRGTNNLFGVPISYFSELSLRNFENLQKVIIQNESEYYGGLHNDAIGSIFLSSGYASVIGYNRNQFNVLINVLPNLEMYTHFSDMLNGQ, encoded by the coding sequence ATGAATCTGCCCTCACGATCAGCAGTATGGATGATTTgtaaaatcgcatttttcttGGCAGATTCTATTAATCAAACCAATGGGTCTCCATCACTCAATAAATCCAAGATAACACCTACTTCTACTACATACTCATACAAGTTAGCCAAAGATTGGCCTTTGACAAGAATTCTATCCAAAAAAGGAATAAATCTTGAAAACCACGCCGACACATCCGTACAAATCGCCACTCCCGACGATGGAGACTTTCAGACCTTCATCCAAGACTCAGCCTTGTGGGTAGACAAGTCACTACTCATAAAGAAAATGTGGAAATCGTTGTGGAATAGCGAAGTCGTCATCGCCACAGCTCCTCCAAAATGGGGTAAAACCATCAACCTCtctatgataaaattttattgcgAGCTTCCTTTGGACTCGGATGGATTCGAAACACCCAAACAACAGTCAGCAAGCCATCTTTACTTTAACGAAGGTAAAGTAGTATTGAAAAATGGTACCATCCAAGAACTAGATGGAGTACCTCTCGTATCTGGTTTCCAAGAACATCTGGCCGATCACCCGGTCATATACATGTCTGGAGTGAACCTGACAATGGAAAATATCCTCGAATCTGTGAGAATAATGATACATCAAACTTACAAACGTCATGAAAGTTTACTCAGGCGACTTGATAAAGAACATAGCAAAGCtagtactaaaaaaaaagacgGTGTTGCTCGAGACATAGAacaatttcgaacattttacGATCCGGAGAAAGCAACGGCGTTGAATGAATCTCAAGTAGTTGAAGGAATACAACATTTGTCCGAGTTATTAAACAAAACGTATAAACGAAAAGTGGTCATACTTTTCGACGACCATGAATACTACGTGTACAGAACCTACTTCGTAAATAAATCATCAAATTTCTCCAGCAATTGCAGCGATAATTTTAACACCATTTGGAAGAAATTCTTACATCATACTATTCAATCAAATGCACATTTAGAGAAAGCCGTCATATCTGGGGCAATACGAGCTCCTAGTCCGGGCACTTTAATGGGCTCCCGCGTGCTCACTTATTACAAAGCATACGTATTCGATAACCGAGACCTGTACCCTTATtatggtatttttgagaaagaatTTCTCGAAATGGCTCGTCTTAGAGGTATCGATAATGCTACCATTGAAAATGCCACTCAATGGTATGGTGGATATAGTTCTCTTAGTCATGTAGCTGTTCAGATGTATTCTCCCTATTCGACGTCACGATTCATCAGCACGTTACAAATTCGTGATTACCAGCCTACCTCGTGGTTATCTGATTTCATCAGTAGGATGCTCCAGAAACCAAAATTAAAAGAGAAATGCTTTAGTAGCACGATGGAAAGTTTTACTCGCGGTACCAACAATTTATTTGGTGTTCCCATCTCTTATTTTAGTGAGTTGTCATTGcggaattttgagaatttgcaGAAAGTAATTATTCAGAATGAAAGTGAATACTACGGTGGCTTACACAATGACGCAATCGGTTCGATATTTCTTTCGAGTGGTTACGCCTCGGTAATTGGGTACAATCGTAACCAGTTTAATGTGCTTATCAACGTACTACCTAATCTAGAAATGTATACTCATTTTTCTGATATGCTTAATGGTCAGTGA
- the LOC135844372 gene encoding uncharacterized protein LOC135844372 has protein sequence MTQSVFLFKFYLIYSYFNFVSVVRSEDALLYSLKHCTRTLDIEETPCLTACPATYKRERKFNDEVSISGKSLFLRNFYPSDDEGPYEIKLDICNTSFEPVTVYDSKHDKYQIGYELYYWHKEKEDMEIRSIHQNYYDQYRAVNMTQNIRDKVTHFMKPPNDLFIKYVDGPNTKFNLADGSQTLVFHWIPVFSVDYSRYKRRVRLTYNAHLNEEFQPDLNSTIPTCDDFNLEDEDMTDLFSEENQEKCLKDIVTETFEDKTSSQNMACGQSYGCLEKSQIIPLWYFSSRSTQLASCKLMNIMPVWKTIAEGQLRKVDQYILAILNTWREDLKIDKDHTFGEIIYGTWSALKLPTKNNPYKPQEMYLSNTERNQVVTIPKIIYRIVSVWWRGVAIIIHNDLSRIDDKQRICTKEEYVKGWENITNEDSTIGLTYTCPLTKEVDYRLGINAFTSHFGLELHGSPDQSKILLKDYRKISAK, from the exons atgacccaatcagtatttttattcaagttttacttgatttattcgtattttaatTTCGTATCAGTAGTCAGATCAGAAGACG CTTTACTTTACAGTCTGAAACATTGCACCAGGACACTCGATATAGAAGAAACACCTTGCTTGACCGCATGCCCCGCCACCTACAAACGAGAAAGGAAATTCAACGATGAGGTCTCCATCAGTGGCAAGAGTTTATTTCTGAGAAACTTTTACCCATCAGATGATGAAGGACCGTACGAAATCAAATTGGATATTTGTAATACGTCCTTTGAACCTGTAACTGTTTATGATTCCAAACACGATAAATACCAGATCGGTTATGAG CTCTACTATTGGCATAAAGAGAAAGAGGATATGGAAATACGCTCGATTCACCAGAATTACTACGATCAATACAGAGCG GTAAATATGACTCAGAATATCCGCGATAAAGTGACTCATTTTATGAAACCACCAAATGATCTTTTTATAAAATACGTCGATGGACCAAACACGAAATTCAATTTAGCCGATGGATCTCAAACTCTG GTTTTTCATTGGATACCGGTGTTCTCCGTTGATTATTCGAGGTACAAAAGACGAGTTCGGCTTACGTATAATGCCCATTTAAACGAAGAATTTCAGCCAGATCTCAATAGCACGATACCGACATGCGACGATTTCAACTTAGAAGACGAAGATATGACGGATCTTTTCTCCGAA gaaaatcaagaaaaatgtttgaaagatATTGTGACAGAAACATTTGAAGACAAGACTTCCTCCCAAAACATGGCATGCGGACAATCGTACGGCTGTTTGGAGAAATCACAGATCATCCCACTTTGGTATTTTAGCTCACGATCAACTCAGCTCGCCAGCTGCAAACTAATGAATATCATGCCAGTTTGGAAGACCATTGCTGAGGGACAACTGAGAAAAGTTGACCAATATATACTCGCAATACTGAACACTTGGCGTGAA GATTTAAAGATCGACAAAGATCACACATTCGGTGAAATAATCTACGGCACATGGAGTGCCCTAAAACTACCCACCAAAAACAACCCATACAAGCCCCAAGAAATGTACCTATCAAACACAGAACGCAATCAAGTCGTGACTATCCCCAAAATAATATACAGAATTGTATCTGTTTGGTGGCGCGGTGTTGCCATCATCATCCATAATGATCTCAGCCGTATAGACGATAAACAAAGAATTTGTACAAAAGAAGAGTATGTTAAAGGATGGGAGAATATTACCAATGAAGACTCGACAATTGGACTAACTTATACGTGTCCTTTGACTAAAGAAGTCGATTATAGGTTAGGAATCAATGCGTTTACATCTCATTTTGGTTTAGAATTGCATGGTTCACCAGATCAATCAAAAATATTACTCAAAGATTACCGGAAAATAAGTGCTAAATaa